ttagCAATAACtacatcatattttattaattttttaagtgCGTGACTTGCCAGATTATGACCATTTAGCATCcctctttaatttttagaatttagcGAAGTTCAAAGTTCATTTTCCAATATTGTTTACTGATTTTGATGTGAAATTTGAATGTTCCTTTGGAAAACTCTTGTTGTTATCATGGTAATGTGGTGTATAATccaaattatgattaaaaaggaaaaatatatagtaatgtGACGTATTTATATACAAACATCAGACTCGTGAAAACCGAGTTATTCTCaactaaaattgaattaggctgaattaagaataaaattcCCATAGTATGGGAATGTATTTCCAAGCAAAtgtaaatagtactatttttaaattatttataaagtactatagtataacatgtaaatataaaaatgaaagaagtaATCCTTGatctcaatattttttttaattcaaactaaaattgtatcttactactagtatttaatttatcgatattcaaatttagtttttcaatATTCGAGAAGGGGAGAGATCTCTCAACACGCCAGTCTTCTCTTCCACTCCCAGTCGCCGCCGTTTAAACGGATAAGcctctcctcctccgccgccgccgccactaCATATCTTCTGCAGAATGGCGCATTCTTGCGTatcttcttcctctctcaGATTCAACTCTtcttctctatctctctcttcacCAAACACATTTTCTTCCTCCGCCAAAATCGTATCTCTACCCTTCCAACCCCTCCATTCCAGGTACCATCGATAAATTGAACTgattcacaatttaattttcattctaGACTCCGAtaatctttataatttttcaggAAGCTGAAGAATTCTAATTCGTCGGCGAAGGCTGTGTACACTCCGGAGAAGACCTCACGCGATGGTCTTTGGTCGATTAGGTAAGGGTTTTGTtcatgaatttattaattgttgaaatatttatCCGATGGTGTGTGATTTTTCTTTGCTCCTGAGTTTAATTTCCTCTGTCAATGTGATTAGAAATTTATGCTAGCATTAACGAATAATATagtctaattaatttatatagtgAGTATCTGACTAATTGATGATAACTGTGTTGCTCTTGTGGTTTAGGGATGATTTACATATCCCTTCATCGCCATACTTCCCAGCTTATGCTCAAGGGGGGCAGGGCCCGCCTCCGATGGTCCAAGAGCGTTTTATGAGTGTTATTAGCCAACTTTTCCAATATGTGAGACTGTTATTTGCTGAAATTTCCGGAGAGTATGGTTTACTAGTCACTCTGCTATAGTTGTAACTCCTTGTCGGTATTTCAGCGGATAATACGATGTGGTGGAGCCGTTGACGATGACATGGCGAACATCATTGTTGCTCAGTTGTTGTATCTTGATGCTGTTGATCCTACTAAGGTGCGTTTTTCATTCATCAGACTTACACTTATGGTGACTCATAGTAATTGAGATTGCTAGTCTTGTTTTGatagtttaattgttttctttacTTAGTAATCCTATGATATTTGTTGCCTAACCAAAGCAGATCAAAGGTCTGTTTGGTGTTAGCAACATTAGTAGTTTTGCTCGGGTgttatatttggaaattagAACAATGAACTTAATGGTGTTATGAACTTATGATAATGATTGCTTACTCACACTCAATAGAGTGTTTCACAGCAATGTTTTGTCCCATCATGGTATCTCTAGTTTTATGGCCTCTTCTTTGTGTTGATGAATATATTCGTGTACTTTTACTTATGACTATACCGTTTAATTTATATCGTACTGAACAGGATATCGTCATGTACGTGAACTCTCCAGGTGGATCAGTGACAGCTGGTATGATGCATTGTTTAATAGTTCCATTATCTGGTAGCTGAGTGTACAAATAACTTATCTGCTTCCTTTTCACTTTCTAGGAATGGCTATCTTTGATACCATGAGGCACATAAGGCCTGATGTTTCAACCGTATGCGTGGGGCTCGCAGCTAGGTGAGGATACACCTACTATAGCTTATTAGCTTTTCAAAGGTTGCTGGAAAATAATGCTCACATTTCATggaaaaaatagattaataaaacaatgactcaattattgaaaaaatcaaCGAAAACGGGCGAGCCTTAACAAGCAGATAGTTTCTAGCATATTACTTGGTGATTAGATATTACGGGTGTGGGGCTCACAGCTAGGTGAGGATATGTGGAATTCATAGATTACATATTGACGTTgcttttttttgggggggctTTCCTGTGTATGTAGTGAGAGAGAGGGTGGATTATGCCTTCTGTATATACCaccaatatatttttagattttattatttttttgtttttcattttagcaAAGTAATTCCTAGACTTAGAATCTCGTTATCGTGAAGTGAGTGGTATACAAATACTCttgaaatatgtaaaaaacTACACGCTCAATTAAATGCTAAtctacaatttaaattttgctaAACACGTACACATAATTCCCAATTCCTCTGTgccattcattatttattcaaaatatattccaTGTCATATTGTTATATAGCTGTTGCTAGGATTTATTTACGCCCATCTGATCTGACCTCTGCCATCATGTGGTCATAGATGTGTTGTTTATCCCTTAAAAACTTTCAATACTTGCTTATTGGTACTTTGCTTGTGAATTCTTATTATTTGATGTCTTTCTAATGTTGCATCTTTATTCTTGCGCAGTATGGGAGCTTTTCTTCTAAGTGCTGGTACAAAAGGTATAGCCTTTCATTTCTTTTGGTCATTAAGGACTCTACAACagtttttctaattttcttgaATGGTATTATACTCGGTTCTTTCTTGACTTTTCTTGTTGATGATAACTGAAGGAAAAAGATATAGTCTTCCTAACTCAAGGATAATGATCCATCAGCCCCTTGGTGGAGCACAGGGTGGGCAGACTGATATTGATATTCAGGTGATTTCAtcattttggtgtttttttagTACTTTGGCTGCCAGCTAGATGATTGTTGCTTTCTGCTTGGTAACTTCTGTTTACGGCATGATGGTTAGGACTTAGGATTGAAATTACAAGGTGTGAAATAATAGGTTGGAGTATGCATTTATACAAGTACTACATAGTATTAGAATTCCTTGGTTTTATTTCTACTgtgaatatatgtttttattgaGGTCTGAAAATTGAGATTACATTGTACTATTGCTTCAAATGCACTATTACTTGAGCTTTGCAGCTCCGTTTGATCTCTCGCATTTCGTGCCTCATAGATACTTCACCCGTTAATTAGCTATTGGTTTGTCTAGATACTATCACCTATTACTCCATTCGAGTGAAGAAGCACTGAAATGGAGGAGAGTTTGATGGTTGTCTTATTATTCAGTTGATATAAAGTTAACTTTTCTCATTGCCAATCTGGTTGAGTTGCAGGTCTTTAATGTTGTAACTCAGTAAAACCTCTTAATCTCTTCTTTTAGATGAAAACCACAACATAATTCCCCGCTGTTCTTTATTGCAGGCAAACGAAATGTTGCACCACAAAGCAAATTTAAATGGATATTTGGCATACCACACCGGTCAGAGCCTGGAGAAGATCAACCAAGACACAGATCGTGATTTCTTCATGAGTGCTAAAGAAGCCAAAGAGTATGGTCTCATAGACGGCGTTATCTTGAACCCACTCAAAGCCCTCCAGCCGCTTGCAGCTGTAGCAGAATAACCACTAGGTTCATTTCATTCTCCTCCCTCTTTCTGGTCGATGATTGATTCCATAATCAAAATCACAGGTTTTGTTGATTTCAACTATACCGCTACAAAATTTAGAATCAACAAGGAGTACTATGAATTGTTCTTGTCCAGGCGCACCCATGTACGATTATTACTTAGTTAAATTCGATGAACTTATTGTTGCCCTACGCAGTAAGTTTCTTCGTAGTTTTCATGTTCCCTAAATGTTCTTCTCTAGCACTTCAAACTTGTTTGTTTTTGAGGCTATAGAAAATGTACCTGCATaaaaatttttgtttgtttctatCTGAAATGTGGAAGTTTGTAGTCTAATTTAACGTGATGTAACTCTAGGTTGTTGCTCATcatattatataatgaaatCGACATTACTATTTAGGTATaccattcattttttttgaaaagtctacttaaataaaaaagaaacatcATGGTAATGCATGCCCGTCAACCAAGTCGTGCCCTCCACTTTATGTCACACCctatgtgtatatataaatatgcatgtatctattatatctaaaatccaaactttatctttttcaaatccaaattaatcctatggAGCTCAGTCAGTTACAATatgttcaagaaaataatgctgccgccgccgccaccaccaGAGTCCGTTGTGCCGGCACAACGGCCGTTGCTGTCATGAGGCAGCCGTTTCAAATCATCACCACCACCCTCCTCAGTCTCCTCCTCCCCTTGTCGTTCCTCCTCCTCGCCCGCCTTGCCACCGCCCACTACCTCCTCTCCGTCTCTGAGGACCAACTCCCGACACCCTCGGTTTCTTTTATAGCCGCATATCTCTTATATTCCAAAACCCCGACGATACTCCACTTTACAGTTTCGATCATCAGTGTCTCGACCCTCTCCTACGCACTAACCGGAAAAACCACATTTCCCGGGTGGTCGCCGGCCGAGCCCCTGACGCGGCCGCGGCTGTACGTGTCATGGCTGTTTCTCGCGGTTCTGCAGCTCTGCGTGGGAGTCGGGATCGAAGGCACCGTAGCAGTAGGCGTCGAGGGCTCGAGCTTCGGGGAGGAGGGAAGCTTCATATGCAGATCGGTGTTCTTCTTTGGGCTGCACGAGATCATGCTGTTTTGGCGGCGGGCTGTGGTGAAGCCGGTGGTGGACGACACGGTATTCGGGGGCGGGTGGAGGGCGGAGGGGCGGCTGGAGAAGGCGGTGGTGGGGCTGAGCTACGGAGGGCTGTGGTGGTGGCGGCTGAGGGAGGAGGTGGAGGCgctggtggtggtggcggagGTGAAGAGGGAGATGATGATGGGGATTGGGGTGGTTGATTTTTTTGGGTGGTGGCTGTATTACGTGGCTGTAACGGTTGGGATGGTTAGGGTGGTCAAAGGCTTGATTTCGACGGTTGCGATCTTGACACGTAGGAGAGAGAGTCGGCCGAATGATGAGAAGGTTTGACTTGGACTGCCCtcaattattgattaatttctattatttcttttattctttcttgTTGAAAATTCTCATAACATATTGAGTTTTTTTGAGCACATTATGTACTCAATTATGAAGACGAAattattctttaaattttatgttttgaagaTAAACACTCTCTTTTTTAGGCTCTTACCTAATTTcatgtaaatttatttagaGTCGAAAAGAAATTATTCATACATTTTGTTCTAAAGTAGCATATCAAAATAGCGTTTAGtgattttttcttatttttagaGGTCCATTTCCCcaaacattaaatttaaagcATTAGTAATTTAGCAATTCACCAATTCGTACGACAACAATAATTGTTTGTGATTACGTGTTGTTGACTATagtatactattttaaaaGAGAGCTCTAAATTACATTTCCTACATCTTTCCTCGATGTGAATATCGTTCTTCAcatatcttaattaatttagaattgcttattgataataatgaatgcaaagtttaccaacACCTTTTATTTGAAAGAGAAACTATAGAGAAGACTTGAAGTAATTGTGTCACTATTCTTTATGTTTTCGATACAACTATATGATTGAGTGATTATGATATCATACACCACGCACgaaattacaacaaattagaaattgatcattgtttaaaacaatcaaacaaatcataaataatta
The genomic region above belongs to Salvia hispanica cultivar TCC Black 2014 chromosome 3, UniMelb_Shisp_WGS_1.0, whole genome shotgun sequence and contains:
- the LOC125214375 gene encoding ATP-dependent Clp protease proteolytic subunit 5, chloroplastic-like, whose amino-acid sequence is MAHSCVSSSSLRFNSSSLSLSSPNTFSSSAKIVSLPFQPLHSRKLKNSNSSAKAVYTPEKTSRDGLWSIRDDLHIPSSPYFPAYAQGGQGPPPMVQERFMSVISQLFQYRIIRCGGAVDDDMANIIVAQLLYLDAVDPTKDIVMYVNSPGGSVTAGMAIFDTMRHIRPDVSTVCVGLAASMGAFLLSAGTKGKRYSLPNSRIMIHQPLGGAQGGQTDIDIQANEMLHHKANLNGYLAYHTGQSLEKINQDTDRDFFMSAKEAKEYGLIDGVILNPLKALQPLAAVAE
- the LOC125209901 gene encoding uncharacterized protein LOC125209901, whose amino-acid sequence is MELSQLQYVQENNAAAAATTRVRCAGTTAVAVMRQPFQIITTTLLSLLLPLSFLLLARLATAHYLLSVSEDQLPTPSVSFIAAYLLYSKTPTILHFTVSIISVSTLSYALTGKTTFPGWSPAEPLTRPRLYVSWLFLAVLQLCVGVGIEGTVAVGVEGSSFGEEGSFICRSVFFFGLHEIMLFWRRAVVKPVVDDTVFGGGWRAEGRLEKAVVGLSYGGLWWWRLREEVEALVVVAEVKREMMMGIGVVDFFGWWLYYVAVTVGMVRVVKGLISTVAILTRRRESRPNDEKV